The following are from one region of the Calonectris borealis chromosome 35, bCalBor7.hap1.2, whole genome shotgun sequence genome:
- the ZNF428 gene encoding zinc finger protein 428, whose protein sequence is MMADGRRPGEAGGSEDGAFEEEEEEEEEEEEEEEEEEEEEEEEEEEEGASTGVSALPEEEESEATSVSSGESGPPTPPANGCAGSRTRDRPSGEEPRPLPSPLPDVGGGEGGSPGGGGGGGVGRRGGGGAAEWHECPECGRGFGTSRALKVHRSYHVGRKRPQGPPGGGGGGGGGRGGPAPPLPPPRPPPSPFHYICAECGLGFGAPAALGAHRCEHGRQRRRRSPPPPALPLPPPPPPAPAAQRRAPPPPPPYRCTECAGAFGLVADLHEHYMLHARGEL, encoded by the exons ATGATGGCAGACGGGCGccggccgggggaggcgggcgggagcGAGGACGGCGCCttcgaggaggaggaggaggaagaggaggaggaagaggaagaggaggaggaggaggaggaggaggaggaggaggaggaggaggaggagggggcctCCACCG GCGTCTCGGCgctgccggaggaggaggagtccGAGGCCACGTCGGTGTCGTCGGGGGAGagcggcccccccaccccccccgccaacGGCTGCGCAG GTTCCCGGACCCGCGACCGCCCGTCGGGGGAGGAGCCTCGCCCGTTACCGTCGCCGTTACCGGATGtcgggggaggggaagggggaagccccggggggggtgggggagggggggtagggcgtcggggcgggggaggggcggccgaATGGCACGAATGCCCCGAGTGCGGGCGGGGCTTCGGCACCTCGCGGGCGCTGAAGGTTCATCGCAGTTACCACGTGGGGCGCAAAcgcccccagggcccccccggggggggtgggggagggggtggggggaggggagggcccgcccctcccctcccccctccccgccctcccccctcccccttccattACATCTGCGCCGAATGCGGGTTGGGTTTCGGGGCGCCGGCGGCTCTGGGGGCTCATCGCTGCGAGCACGGGCGGCAACGGCGACGGcggagcccccctccccccgccctgcccctccccccgcccccgcccccagcccccgccgcccaACGCcgggcccctcccccgccccccccctacCGCTGCACCGAGTGCGCCGGAGCCTTCGGCCTCGTGGCCGACCTGCACGAGCACTACATGCTGCACGCCCGCGGCGAGCTGTga
- the ZNF576 gene encoding zinc finger protein 576, which yields MSQPPPPEPPPPPPASPLPPRGTPPGPPRRQEEEGGGGAPPEPRPKGAVYRLGSTQCRRCLITFPDAAFAARHAKRQHPQDFAAAALRGALFVCFVCARPFASSPALLRHQRGHAPPAPPAPPAAAPAPRPPAPAPPAYACTECGRAFAREGALHRHYIRHARGEL from the exons atgTCGCAGCCGCCGCCcccggagccgcccccgccccccccggcctcgcccctccccccccgcgggacccccccgggccccccccggcggcaggaggaggagggggggggaggggccccccccgagccccgccccAAGGGCGCCGTCT ACCGCCTGGGCTCCACCCAGTGCCGCCGCTGCCTCATCACCTTCCCCGACGCCGCCTTCGCCGCCCGCCACGCCAAgcgccagcacccccaggacttcgccgccgccgccctgcgcgGGGCCCTCTTCGTCTGCTTCGTCTGCGCCCGCCCCTTCGCCTCCTCCCCCGCCCTCCTCCGCCACCAGCGAGGAcacgccccgcccgccccgcccgccccgcccgccgccgcgcccgcgccccgcccgcccgcccccgccccgcccgcctaCGCCTGCACCGAGTGCGGCCGCGCCTTCGCCCGCGAGGGAGCCCTGCACCGCCATTACATCCGCCACGCCCGCGGCGAGCTctga